From Lutra lutra chromosome 14, mLutLut1.2, whole genome shotgun sequence, a single genomic window includes:
- the C14H10orf95 gene encoding uncharacterized protein C10orf95 homolog, translated as MYSYSCLDSKEGVWPPLQPLTYTYPPSPLLLPPIHAHSFYSWPPSLSVGEWPAPREYHCFHGPGAPLAAALPSWAFQQAYAAALLPSFPAPGYLGPSLQGPAGEETAAAQRWAQWPEGGCLQAKLRWGRVERALGPRLELPDVVLRELRRVYGTYPRTDVRVTYRGGQFLLQATPRVPEPEYRVQRRVLQPPASSDSADSSPAAEVAERGRGRTRKGRS; from the coding sequence ATGTATTCGTACAGCTGCCTGGATTCCAAGGAGGGCGTCTGGCCTCCGCTGCAGCCCCTCACCTACACCTACCCGCCCagccctctgctgctgccccccaTCCACGCCCATAGCTTCTACAGCTGGCCCCCAAGCCTGAGCGTAGGCGAGTGGCCGGCTCCGCGGGAATACCACTGCTTCCACGGCCCAGGCGCGCCCCTGGCGGCCGCGCTGCCCTCGTGGGCCTTCCAGCAGGCCTACGCCGCGGCCCTGCTCCCGTCTTTCCCGGCGCCCGGCTACCTGGGGCCATCTCTACAAGGGCCCGCAGGGGAGGAGACGGCGGCTGCCCAGCGCTGGGCGCAGTGGCCCGAAGGGGGCTGCCTGCAAGCCAAACTGCGTTGGGGCCGCGTGGAACGCGCGCTGGGCCCGCGCCTAGAGTTGCCGGATGTGGTGCTCCGGGAACTCCGGCGCGTGTACGGCACGTACCCGCGCACCGACGTGCGCGTCACCTACCGCGGCGGCCAGTTCCTGCTTCAGGCCACGCCGCGCGTCCCCGAGCCCGAGTACCGTGTGCAGAGGCGCGTGCTGCAGCCGCCCGCCAGCAGCGACAGCGCTGACAGCAGCCCCGCCGCGGAAGTGGCAGAGCGTGGACGCGGGAGGACGAGGAAAGGCCGGAGCTGA